The following are encoded in a window of Haloarcula halophila genomic DNA:
- a CDS encoding pyridoxal phosphate-dependent aminotransferase, with amino-acid sequence MTFEPSARVESVPPSGIRRFFELAEEMDDIISLGVGEPDFSAPWAAREAAIASLEQGKTSYTANRGKRELRERIADYEAAEHALTYDPDEEILVTAGASEGIDLAFRALLDPGDAVAVAQPCYVSYVPGVTFAGGEVIDVPTRVEDEFKLTREVLEASGAADAEALIYCYPNNPTGATMTGDELQEVAAFCREHDLLVFADEIYADLTYEHDHTSIATLPGMRERTVVFNGFSKAFAMTGFRLGYAMAPPEAITAMNRIHQYTMLSAPTTAQHAAIEALDNCRAEVTEMATQYNRRRKFILSRFAEMGLDCFPAAGAFYAFPECPWDDAEAFAEALLEDQGVAVVPGNAFGAGAEGHLRVSYATGMADLKTAMDRIEAFLD; translated from the coding sequence ATGACCTTCGAGCCGTCCGCCCGCGTCGAGTCGGTGCCGCCGTCGGGAATCCGACGGTTCTTCGAGTTGGCCGAGGAGATGGACGACATCATCTCGCTGGGGGTCGGTGAACCCGACTTCTCGGCACCCTGGGCGGCCCGTGAGGCGGCGATCGCCTCGCTCGAACAGGGGAAAACGTCCTACACGGCAAACCGCGGCAAGCGTGAACTCCGCGAGCGGATCGCCGACTACGAGGCGGCCGAACACGCCCTCACCTACGACCCCGACGAGGAGATCCTGGTGACCGCCGGTGCCAGCGAGGGGATCGATCTGGCGTTCCGAGCGTTGCTGGACCCGGGAGACGCCGTCGCGGTCGCACAACCGTGTTACGTCTCCTACGTCCCGGGAGTGACATTCGCCGGCGGCGAAGTCATCGATGTCCCGACGCGCGTCGAAGACGAGTTCAAACTCACTCGCGAGGTGCTGGAGGCCTCGGGTGCGGCCGACGCCGAGGCGCTCATCTACTGCTACCCGAACAACCCCACTGGGGCGACGATGACCGGAGACGAACTGCAGGAGGTCGCGGCGTTCTGTCGCGAACACGACCTGCTCGTCTTCGCCGACGAGATCTACGCCGATCTGACCTACGAACACGACCACACCTCCATCGCGACGCTGCCGGGGATGCGCGAGCGGACGGTCGTGTTCAACGGCTTCTCGAAGGCGTTCGCGATGACCGGCTTCCGACTGGGGTACGCGATGGCGCCGCCCGAGGCGATCACGGCGATGAACCGCATCCACCAGTACACGATGTTGTCGGCGCCGACGACGGCACAACACGCAGCGATCGAGGCCTTGGACAACTGCCGGGCGGAGGTCACCGAGATGGCGACCCAGTACAACCGCCGACGGAAGTTCATCCTCTCGCGGTTCGCCGAGATGGGGCTGGACTGTTTCCCCGCGGCGGGCGCGTTCTACGCGTTCCCCGAGTGTCCGTGGGACGACGCCGAGGCGTTCGCCGAGGCGCTGCTCGAAGACCAGGGCGTCGCGGTCGTCCCGGGTAATGCCTTCGGCGCCGGTGCCGAGGGCCACCTGCGGGTGTCGTACGCGACCGGCATGGCGGACCTGAAGACGGCGATGGACCGGATCGAAGCGTTTCTCGACTGA